One window from the genome of Hemiscyllium ocellatum isolate sHemOce1 chromosome 28, sHemOce1.pat.X.cur, whole genome shotgun sequence encodes:
- the mob3a gene encoding MOB kinase activator 3A, which yields MAVSLKQVFNKDKTFRPKRKFEPGTQRFELHKRAQASLNAGLDLKLAVQLPSNEDLNDWVAVHVVDFFNRINLIYGTVSEFCTNDTCPIMSGGPRYEYRWQDENKYKKPTALSAPQYMSLLMDWIETQVNNESIFPTNVGTPFPRNFLQVCKKILSRLFRVFVHVYIHHFDRINLMGAEAHVNTCYKHFYYFVTEFHLIDNKELLPLKEMTTQMCH from the exons ATGGCCGTGTCCTTGAAACAGGTGTTCAATAAAGATAAGACTTTTCGCCCAAAACGTAAATTTGAGCCAGGCACGCAGAGGTTTGAATTGCACAAAAGGGCGCAAGCATCGCTGAATGCTGGATTAGATCTGAAATTGGCAGTGCAGCTCCCTTCAAACGAGGATCTCAATGACTGGGTAGCTGTACATGTGGTAGATTTTTTCAACCGTATTAATCTGATTTATGGAACGGTATCAGAATTCTGTACGAATGATACTTGCCCAATAATGTCAGGAGGACCTAGATATGAATACAGATGGCAAGATGAGAATAAATACAAAAAGCCTACTGCACTGTCAGCACCGCAATATATGAGTCTCCTTATGGATTGGATTGAAACCCAAGTGAACAACGAAAGCATTTTTCCAACCAATGTTG GTACCCCCTTTCCTAGGAATTTCCTGCAAGTTTGCAAGAAGATCCTCTCTCGCCTTTTCCGTGTTTTTGTCCATGTCTACATCCACCACTTTGACCGGATTAACTTAATGGGTGCAGAGGCGCACGTTAATACTTGTTACAAGCATTTTTACTACTTTGTTACAGAGTTCCATCTAATAGACAACAAAGAATTATTACCACTG